One Aegilops tauschii subsp. strangulata cultivar AL8/78 chromosome 7, Aet v6.0, whole genome shotgun sequence genomic window carries:
- the LOC109759997 gene encoding uncharacterized protein yields MKISLSNGSKCFCFINGNIGSQEVRVPLVHGTTSMLFPDAFVEFEAVVGFSWDAYLRVTSIPVISYQGTGYLHRIPWANPYLRHEINDLEKGILSRSVQHTRCSLPVTSIGEVVIVSCIPTTKTVYPGEGGRQDQSRCGRPVTTRGNDRVPYLLLASSYPVMGTARWEPGQCFVLKEPFLQVVAKRYCWSSQQMDSVCGNSFKD; encoded by the exons ATATCCTTGAGCAATGGAAGCAAATGCTTTTGTTTCATCAACGGGAACATCGGTTCTCAAGAGGTGAGGGTGCCATTGGTCCATGGAACAACCAGCATGTTGTTTCCAGATGCTTTTGTTGAATTTGAAGCTGTGGTTGGCTTCTCATG GGACGCATATTTGCGCGTCACAAGCATACCAGTAATCTCTTATCAGGGCACAGGCTATTTGCACCGAATTCCTTGGGCAAACCCTTATCTTCGACATGAAATAAATGACCTGGAGAAGGGCATCTTGTCCAGATCAGTGCAGCATACGAGATGCTCACTACCTGTTACATCCATTGGGGAAGTTGTGATTGTATCATGTATTCCCACGACAAAGACAG TCTATCCAGGCGAAGGAGGAAGGCAAGATCAAAGTCGTTGTGGCCGGCCGGTCACGACGCGCGGAAACGACCGAGTGCCTTACCTCTTGCTGGCCAGTTCATACCCTGTAATGGGCACCGCACGCTGGGAGCCAGGACAATGTTTTGTGT TAAAGGAGCCTTTTTTACAAGTGGTTGCAAAAAGATATTGCTGGAGCTCACAACAGATGGATTCAGTGTGCGGAAATTCCTTTAAAGATTGA
- the LOC109759990 gene encoding uncharacterized protein, producing the protein MPRREKREGICFIEDKRERGITFSKRRDGLYKMACDLSVLTGMRVAVVLEAESGIMHSFGTPSAAPIVEAFLSGGPLVEPLVDEATNDRIRMLQREVARLDMESVTYEKRAELSLEHIKNIQEENPGIVANFIFSREEYLSLEELNKLFNELLRVWEDIRRRMPPLHPVSEPKTGGPNVPKNELTLRGPSWDYLKTRLSSQQPSSSHCIPTQVLSSVPLPLKPQDTMEPHFPMQVSLQSAPPPLAPRLTSHLQPVVHQVPQIFQSAPPSLGSHSTSLVQPIPDLVQDLPPRLQNYPSSYNSMEPPQNNTITNSTIGSTVEGPPQLFYPNGNDFSIGESFSNGTLAYTPSNQPHYNGNLGMDAYLGHNGNNVGQYNMDYDEFVNAPAKSSNGNDDYVHSWFEGLL; encoded by the exons ATGCCAAGGAGAGAGAAGAGGGAGGGTATTTGTTTCATCGAGGACAAAAGGGAACGTGGCATCACCTTCTCCAAGAGGCGTGATGGCTTGTACAAGATGGCATGTGACCTCTCCGTCCTCACGGGCATGAGGGTTGCTGTCGTCCTGGAGGCGGAGTCCGGAATAATGCACTCATTTGGGACGCCATCAGCGGCACCCATAGTTGAAGCTTTCTTATCAGGAGGTCCACTTGTCGAGCCGTTGGTTGATGAGGCAACGAATGATAGGATTAGAATGTTGCAGAGGGAGGTGGCTCGGTTGGACATGGAAAGTGTGACATATGAGAAGAGAGCAGAACTCTCACTCGAGCATATCAAAAATATCCAAGAAGAGAACCCAGGTATTGTAGCAAATTTTATCTTCTCCAGGGAAGAATATCTTAGTCTTGAAGAGCTTAACAAGCTCTTCAATGAACTTTTGCGGGTCTGGGAGGACATTAGACGTCGTATGCCTCCACTTCATCCTGTAAGTGAACCCAAGACTGGTGGTCCAAACGTACCAAAGAATGAATTGACGCTAAGAGGCCCATCATGGGATTACTTGAAGACTCGTCTTTCATCCCAACAACCATCGTCATCTCATTGTATTCCCACTCAAGTGTTGTCGTCGGTTCCACTACCATTAAAACCACAAGACACGATGGAACCACATTTTCCTATGCAGGTATCGCTCCAGTCTGCACCACCACCTTTGGCACCTCGTTTAACATCCCACCTACAACCAGTTGTTCATCAG GTACCACAAATATTTCAGTCAGCACCACCATCTTTGGGTTCCCATTCGACATCCCTCGTACAACCCATTCCTGATCTGGTACAAGATTTACCTCCACGCCTTCAGAACTATCCAAGTTCTTACAACTCAATGGAGCCACCACAGAACAACACAATCACTAACTCAACCATTGGGAGCACTGTGGAGGGCCCCCCACAGTTGTTCTACCCCAATGGCAATGACTTTTCCATCGGTGAGTCCTTTAGCAATGGTACCTTGGCCTACACTCCGTCGAACCAACCACACTATAATGGGAACCTAGGGATGGATGCTTATTTGGGACATAATGGCAATAATGTAGGCCAATATAACATGGACTATGATGAGTTTGTCAATGCACCGGCAAAGTCTTCCAACGGGAATGATGATTATGTTCATTCATGGTTTGAAGGACTTCTTTAG